GGATCTTCGATGTGATCGTGTACGCGACGGGTTACAACATCACCTTCCCGTTCTTCGATCTCGACGTCATCAGCGCACCCGGCAACCACATCCGGCTTTACAAGCGAATGTTCAAACCGGGGATGAACGATCTGGTGTTCATGGGTTTCGCGCAAGCGATTCCGACGTTGTTCCCGTTCGTCGAATGCCAGTCGCGACTGCTCGCGGCGTACGCGGTGGGCCGTTACGCCCTGCCCTCGGTGGCGGAGATGGAGCGGGTGATCGATGCCGATCAGCAACTGCACGGCGGGCACTGCACTGACCGGCCCCGGCATACCCAACAGGTGGACTACTTCTACTACGAGCACGACATCCGTACGCGTGAACTGCCCGAGGGAGCAAGGCGAGCGGTCGACAGTGCCGATGTGACCGTCGGAGCGACGGCATGAGTTACACCGAGCTCGCGTTCTACTCGGCCGGTGACCGGTGCAGTGCCTGGCATTTCGCCGCGGAAGGCGAAGGGTTCGCCGGCCCGGCGGGACGGCCGGTGGTGGTGATGGCGCACGGGTTCGGCGGCACCAAGGACTCTGGTCTGGAGCCTTTCGCTCAGCGGTTCAGCGGGGCCGGTCTCGAGGTGGTGGCCTTCGACTACCGTGGCTTCGGCGCGTCTGAAGGGCAACCACGCCAGAGTGTTTCGGTCGATCGCCAGATGGCGGATTACCGCGCGGCCATCGCGGTCGCGCAGCAACTACCAGGCGTGGACCGCAGCCGGGTGGTGCTGTGGGGATCGTCGTTCTCGGGTAGCCATGTCCTGCGGGTGGCTGCGCAGTGCTCCGACGTAGCAGCGGTGATCGGGATGACCCCGCTGACCAGCGGGCTGGCCGCCAGCCGGGCGGCCGTGGCGCACCGCGACGTCGCCTCGGCGCTGCGCTGGACACTGGCAGGTGTGAAGAGTCGCGTGGCGGTAGCCGCCGGTCGGCCGCCGACGCTGATGCCCCTGGCGGCCGCACCGGGAGAGCCCGGTGCGCTGGCGCTGGATGGCGCATACGACAGCTACACCGCGATCGCCGGACCGACGTGGCGCAACGAGGTCGATTCGGCTATCGGCATGGAGCTGGTGCAGATCCGGACCGGTGCTGCGGCCAAGGCGCTGAAATGCCCTGTGCTGATCCAGATTGCCGACTTCGACCGGTTCGTGCCGGCCAACTCCGTGATGAAAACGGCCGTGCAGGCCAGAGCCCAGGTCCATCACTATCCGTGCGACCACTTCGACGTGTGGCCGGGTCACGACTGGTTCGACACCGCGGCCTCAGACCAGCTGAGGTTTCTGACGCAGTCGTTGGGTTCGGCTTGACTCAGTCCGGCTCGCGGCGTCAAGGGGAGTACAGCGCTGCGACGTCTCCCGGCCGCACCTTGAGGGCCGCATTGCGGGGGAGCGCGTCGACGACCGCCACGGCCACCGGCACATGATGGCTCGGCAGTGCTTCGCGGACAAGGTTCTTCAACTCGGCCTCGGTAGGTGCAGCAGCCGCTTCCCGCCGAAGCTCCACGGCGGCAAAGGGAACGGCGCCCAGACGGGCATCAGGAACGCCCACGACGCAGGCGTCGAGCACGCTGGGGTGTGAGATCAATACCCGCCGAACGGTTTCGGGCAGTATCTTGAAGCCGCCGCGGTTGATCGCGCCGTCGCCGCGCCCGTGGAGGGTCACGAATCCGTCCTCGTCGATAGACGCCAGGTCGGTGGTGCGCAACCAGTCCGGCCCGATGACGGCGACGGCGGCTTCCAGTACACCGATCGTCCCAGGAGACACCTCGGTGGCGGTGTCGGGATCGACGATGCGGACGCGTACGCCCGGCAGCGGCCGTCCGACGCTGTCGGGTTTCGCCGCACCGTAGCGGCGGTACAACTCGGGCGTCCAGCTGCACACAGATCCGGCGAATTCGGTTGCCCCGTAAGCCCACAGCAGCGGTATGCCGTAACGGTCCTCGAACTCGGCCCGCAGTTCCGGCTCCAGTGGCCCCGAACCCCCGGACAATGCTTCCAACGACGCCAGATCCTCGCGAGGAACGTCGGCCTGCAGCAGCATGCGCAGGATCGCGGGCTGCACGCCCGCGCGGGTGATCCGGTAGGTCTTGATGGCCTGGACCCACTCATCGACGCTGAACTTCTCCAGCAGCACCATGCGCTTGCCCGCACACGGTGCGGCGAGCAGCTGGCAGACACCGATGCTGCCGAACGGCCAGTACACCAGGGCCGGCGGCGTGTCGGGGCGCACCGATTCGGTGCCGGCGCCGATCGTCATGCTCAGCACGGTGTGGGCAAGCACATTGGTGGCGACCGGGATTCGCTTCGGCGGGCCGGTGGTACCGCTTGTCAGAATGTGGAGACCGGACTGCTCCAGCGCCGGATCGTGTCGGCTGCCCGGTTGCCGCGATGCCGTCACCCCGACGCGCAACGGATCGCCGGACAACACCAGACCGGCCGAGCCGGACGAGGCCACCGCGCCGTGCAGCTCCGGCGTCCAGTCGTCGAGATCGGCGAGGACCGCAGGCAGCGCCAGATCGGCCACATCCCGGGCGATCGCCGTGGGCGACTGATAGGAGTAGATCATCACCACCGGCCGTCGCGACGCGATGAACCCGAGGATCGCCGCGGCGTGGGCGACGCGGTTGCGCACGACGATGCCGACGGGCTCGTCACACTGCACGCCCGCCTCCGTCAGGGCGGCCGAGACCCGCTCGATGAAGTCGGTTATCTCGTTGCCCGCATACCACTTTCGGGCGAACTCGATGAACGGCCGATCACCGTAGGCCTCCAGACGGGTGGCCAGGTTGTCGGCGAAGTCCACGGACATGCCGGCCTAGAACTGGGTGGAACCTAGATCGACCGCCACCCGGCTGGCGGTGACGTATCGTGACTCGTCGCTGGCCAGCCAGATCGCGGCGTCGGCGATGTCCTCGGGTTCGGCGATGTAATCCGGTAGGAACGGCGTCACCATCTGCATCAGGCCGGGGTTGGTGTCATTGGCCCGGTTGAGCGCGGCCAGCATGTCGCCGGTTCCCATCGGCGTGTTGACCGCCCCCGGGTGCAGGCTGTTCACCCGGATCTTGTGCTTGCCCAACTCGGCCGCGAACGCCCGGGCCATCCCGGCGACGGCGTGCTTGCTGGCCGTGTAGTGCACCATGAACGGCTGCATCTTGATCCCTGCTGCCGAGCTGATCAGGATGATCGAGCCGCCTCGACCGCCGTCGATGATGTGCTGGGCACCGGCCATCACGGTGTTCCAGGTGCCGGTGACGTTGATGTCCATGACGTCCCGGAACGACTCGGGGGTGGTCTCGTTCCACGGTTCGGGGACAGTGATTCCCGCGTTGGCGACGATGACATCGAGCCGGCCGAACTCGGCGACGCCCTTGCCGACGATGGACTTCAGTGCGTCGTGGTCGCGGGTGTCGGCGGCGGTGGCGATGATGCGCTTGCCGGTGGCCTCCACCAAGCGCACGGTCTCGGCCAGATCCTCGGGCGTGGCCGAGTCGTAAGGCACGCTCGGCGGCAACGGGCCGGCGATGTCGACCGCGATGATGTCGGCGCCTTCCTTGGCCATCCGGACCGCGTGTGCCCGGCCTTGGCCCCGGGCCGCGCCGGTGATGAAGGCGACCTTCCCGGCAAGCCTCTCCGTCATGGATTCTCCTCGTGGGTAACTGGATTCAGAGCTGACGCTGGGCGGCCTTGACCAGCCCGCCGCCGATGATGAGTCGCTGGATCTCGCTCGTGCCTTCGTAGAGGCGCAGCAGCCGGACCTCGCGGTAGATACGCTCGACCGGGACCTCGCGCATGTAGCCGGTGCCGCCGTGGATCTGCACCGCGAGATCGGCGACGTTGCCTGCCATTTCGGTGCAGAACAACTTGGCGGCCGACGGGGCGATGCGGCGGTCCTCGCCCGACACCCACTTGGCCGCGGCGTCGCGGACCAGAGCCCGACCGGCCATCACTCCGGTCTGCTGATCGGCGAGCATCGCCTGCACCAGCTGGAAGCTGCCGATGGGCTGACCGCCCTGGGTGGCCGCGGCGGCGTAGGCAACGGACTCGTCGAGGGCGCGCTGGGCGGACCCTACGGCGAGTGCCGCGATGTGCACTCGGCCACGGGCCAGGGAGGTCATCGCGGCGCGGTAGCCGACATCCTCACTGCCGCCCACCAATGCGCTGTCGGGAACCCGCACCTCGTCGAAAGCGACATCCGCCGTCCAGGCGCCCTCCTGTCCCATCTTGGCGTCTTTGGCCCCGATCTCGACGCCGGCCGCGTCGGCCGGCACCAGAAAGACAGCGATACCGGCTCCCTTTTCGTCGGCGGGGCGGGTGCGGGCGAATACGACGAACAGATTCGCGGTGGGCGCATTGGTGATGAACCGCTTCTGGCCGCTGATCACCCAGCCTGAGTCATCACCGGAACCCTCGCGAACGGCCCTGGTGCGCAGGCCCGCCGGGTTGGATCCGGCGCCGGGCTCGGTGAGGGCGAACGAGGCGACGACGTCACCGGAAGCGATGCCCTCCAACCACCGGGACTTCTGCTCGTCGGTGCCGAAGCCCACCAGGACCTGTCCGGCGATGCCGTTGTTGGTGCCGAACATCGACCGCAGGGCCAGTGACGTGTAGCCGAATTCCATTGCCAGCTCGACGTCTTGGGCCAGGTTGAGGCCGAGGCCACCCCACTGCTGGGGGATCGCGTAGCCGAACAACCCCATGTTTTTTGCCTGCTCGCGCAGATCGTCGGGCACCTTGTCGGTCGCCAGGATCTCGTTCTCGCGCGGCACCACAGCAGAGCGGATGAAGCTACGGGTCTGCGCCAGGATCTCGGCGAAGTCTTCTGCGCTGACTTCGGAAGTGGCCGCGGTCGTGGTCACAGGTGAGCTCCATTTCGTCGCGCGGAATCCGCGGGGGCGATGAATCTCCAATATCGTATATGAAATATGATCTCGCTCAGACAGAGCCCCCACGGTCGAAAGTTAGGTGATCAGGTGTCGTTGCTGACCGGTCAGACTGCAGTGGTGACAGGCGGTGCCCAGGGTCTGGGCCTGGCCATCGCGAAGCGCTTCATCGGCGAGGGCGCCCGGGTCGTGCTGGGTGACGTGAACCTGGAGGCGACCGAGGCGGCCGCCCAGGAACTCGGCGGCCCCGAGGTGGCGACGGCGGTGCGTTGCGATGTGACCTCTTCCGCCGAGGTCGAGGCCCTCGTGCAGGCCGCCGTCGAGCGGTTCGGCGGGCTGGACATCATGGTGAACAACGCGGGGATCACGCGCGACGCGACCCTGCGCAAGATGACCGAGGAACAGTTCGATCAGGTCATCGCGGTACACCTGAAGGGAACGTGGAACGGCACCAAGTCTGCCGCGGCGATCATGCGCGAGAACAAGCGTGGCGCGATCGTGAACATGTCCTCGATCTCGGGCAAGGTGGGACTGGTCGGCCAGACCAACTACTCGGCGGCCAAGGCCGGCATCGTCGGCATGACCAAAGCGTCGGCCAAGGAACTCGCGCATCTGGGGGTGCGGGTCAACGCCATCCAGCCGGGGCTGATCCGGTCTGCGATGACCGAGGCCATGCCGCAAAGGATCTGGGATCAGAAACTGGCCGAGATCCCGATGGGCCGAGCCGGCGAGCCCGACGAGGTGGCCAAGGTGGCCCTGTTCCTGGCCAGCGACCTGTCGTCGTACATGACCGGCACCGTGCTCGAGGTGACCGGGGGTCGGCACGTATGACCCGAGACGCGGTTATCTGCGAACCGGTCCGCACCCCAATCGGCCGCTACGGCGGCATGTTCGCGTCACTCACCGCCGTCGAACTCGGCGTCGCCGCACTCAAGGGGCTGCTGGAACGCACCGGGGTGGCACCCGAGCAGGTGCAGGACGTGATTATGGGACACTGCTATCCCAACAGTGAAGCCCCGGCCATCGGCCGCGTCGTCGCGCTCGACGCCGGCCTACCGGTGACGGTTCCCGGCATGCAGGTCGACCGGCGATGCGGCTCCGGGCTGCAGGCCGTGATCCAGGCCTGCCTGCAAGTCCGCAGCGGCGACAACGATCTCGTGGTCGCCGGAGGCGCCGAAAGCATGAGCAACGTCGCGTTCTACTCCACCGACATGCGTTGGGGCGGAGCGCGTACCGGCGTCCAGATCCACGACGGGCTGGCGCGCGGCCGCACCACGGCCGGTGGGCAGTTCTACCCGGTGCCCGGTGGAATGCTGGAGACCGCCGAGAACCTGCGCCGCGAGTACGGCATCAGCCGCGTCGAGCAGGACGAGCTCGCGGTGCGCTCGCATCGCAGCGCCGTGGCCGCGCAGGAATCCGGAGTGCTGACCGAGGAGATCATTCCCGTGACGGTCAGCTCGCGCAAAGGCGACACGGTCGTCGACACCGATGAGCACCCACGCGCTGACACCACGGTCGAGTCGCTTGCCAAGCTCAAACCCGTTCTGCTCAAGCAGGATCCGGAGGCCACCGTGACGGCCGGAAACTCGAGCGGTCAGAACGATGCCGCCTCCATGTGCATCGTCACCACCCCGGAGAAGGCCGCCGAGCTCGGCCTGCGGCCGCTGGTGCGCATGGTGTCGTGGGGTTCGGCGGGCGTCGCACCCAACGTCATGGGCATCGGCCCGGTGCCGGCCACCGAGGTGGCCTTGACCAAGGCCGATCTGCAGCTCAGCGACATCGACCTGATCGAGCTCAACGAGGCGTTCGCCGCCCAGGCGCTGGCGGTGATGAAGGAGTGGAAGTTCGGCGACACCGACTTCGAGCGCACCAACGTGCGGGGATCCGGCATCTCGTTGGGGCATCCGGTCGGGGCGACCGGCGGGCGGATGCTCGCCACGCTGGCCCGCGAACTCGATCGGCGTCAGGCCCGGTATGGGCTGGAGACCATGTGCATCGGCGGCGGACAGGGGCTGGCGGCGGTATTCGAGAGGGTGTCATCGTGACCAGACTTGCGCATACCCTGGGGCTCACCGAGTTCCAGACCGAGATCGTCTCGGCGGTGCGGCAATTCGTCGACAAGGAGGTCATCCCGACCGCCCAGGATCTCGAGCACTCCGACACCTACCCGCAGGCCATCGTCGACCAGATGAAGGACATGGGCTTGTTCGGGCTGATGATCCCCGAGGAGTACGGCGGGCTCGGCGAATCGCTGTTGACCTATGCGTTGTGCGTCGAGGAACTCGCTCGCGGCTGGATGAGCGTGTCCGGGGTGATCAACACCCACTTCATCGTCGCCTACATGATCCGGCAGCACGGAACCGATGCCCAGAAGCAGAAGTTCCTGCCGCGCATGGCGACCGGTGAAACCCGCGGGGCCTTCTCGATGTCCGAGCCCGAGTTGGGCTCTGACGTGGCGGCGATCCGTACCAGGGGCAAGAAGAACGACGACGGTACGTACACGATCGACGGCCAGAAGATGTGGCTGACGAACGGCGGCAGCTCGACGCTGGTGGCGGCGCTGGTGCGCACCGACGAGGGTGCCGACAAACCGCACCGAAACCTGACGGCGTTCCTCGTCGAAAAGCCCACGGGCTTCGGCGAAGTCGTCCCCGGTCTGACCATTCCGGGCAAGCTCGACAAGCTGGGCTACAAGGGTATCGACACCACCGAGCTGATCTTCGACGGCTACCGCGCCAGTGCCGACGACGTGCTCGGCGGCGTCACCGGTCAAGGCTTCTTCCAGATGATGGACGGAGTCGAAGTCGGGCGCGTCAACGTCTCTGCCCGTGCCTGCGGTGTGGGTATCCGGGCCTTTGAACTGGCGGTGCGCTACGCGCAGCAGCGCGAAACCTTCGGCAAGCCGATCGCCGAGCACCAGGCGGTGGCGTTCCAATTGGCCGAGATGGCAACCAAAGTCGAAGCAGCGCATCTCATGATGGTCAACGCCGCGCGGCTCAAGGACTCCGGCGAGCGCAACGACGTGGCCGCGGGCATGGCCAAGTATCTTGCCAGCGAGTTCTGCTCGGAGGTGACCCAACAGAGTTTCCGGATCCACGGCGGATACGGCTACTCGAAGGAGTACGAGATCGAGCGGTTGATGCGGGATGCTCCCTTCCTGCTGATCGGTGAGGGCACCAGCGAGATCCAGAAGAACATCATCAGCAAGCGCCTGCTCTCCGACTACCGGGTCTGAGCCGTGTCCATACCCGATTTCGCTGCGCGGCCTCAACTCGCCGAGGACGTGGCGCGGCTGATCCGTCGGCGGATCTTCGACGGCACCTATCCGGCGGGGAAGTACATCAGGCTCGAACAGCTTGCGGACGAGCTGGGTATCAGCGTGACGCCGGTGCGGGAAGCGTTGTTCGGCCTGCGCACCGAAGGGCTGCTGACTCAGCAGCCCCGACGGGGGTTCCTGGTGCTGCCGGTCACGCGCCGGGACATCGACGACGTGGCCGGTGTGCAGGCCCACATCGGCGGTCAGTTGGCGTCACGGGCCGCGGGCCAGATCAGTGACGAGCAGCTCGAGGAGCTCGGCCGGATCCAGCGAGAGCTGGAAGACGCCTATGCGCAGAACGATCACGACGCGGCGGTACGGCTCAACCATGCCTTTCATCGCGGCGTCAACCGCGCGGCCGAGTCGCCGAAACTGGCGCAGTTGATGTCCCAGATCACCCGCTACGCGCTGGAATCGGTTTACCCGACGGTCGAGGGCTGGCCCGCACAGTCGACCCATGATCACCGCCGGATCCTGGCTGCCCTCAAAGCACGGGACGGAGACGCGGCCCGCGCGGCCATGGCAGAGCATCTGTGTGCGGCCTCCAAGCCGCTGACCGAACACCTCCACCGCATGGGCGTACTCGAGTAGAGGTGAATTTGACCCGAGGGAAGGGGTGGGGCAATGCCTGGTGTTCTCGACGGGATCCGGGTACTCGACTATGGCCGGTTCATCGCCGCGCCGTGGTGCAGTGCGATCCTTGCCGACATGGGTGCCGACGTCTTGCGCGTCGAGAAACGTGAAGGCGGGGAAGACCGTTGGGTGCAGGCGGTCACCGAAGGCGGGGAGGGCGGCACCTTCCTCCAGTGCAACCGCAACAAACGCTCACTGACGCTGGACTCCACCACCGCCGAGGGTGCCGAGATCACCCGACGGCTCGTAGCGCAGGCCGACATCGTGATCGCCAACATGCCCGCTGCCGGGATGCGCGCCAGCGGACTGGATTACGCGACGCTCAAGGCGGTCAAACCCGACATCATCCTGGCCAGCGCCACGGCCTACGGGGAAGGGGGTCCGTACAGCGACAAGATCGGCTTCGACGGCGCCGGCCAGGTGATGTCAGGGGCGGTCTACCGGCAGGGCCTGCCGGACCTACCGATCCGAACGGTGGTGCCCTATGCCGATTTCGGCACCGCGCTCACCCTGGCGATCGGCGTCATGATGGCGCTGTACCACCGAGATAAGACGGGGGAGGGCCAGCACGTCGAGGGCGCCCTACTGCCCACGGCACTGATGTTGTCGAACGCGTTCCTGATCGAGCGCGAACTGCTGCAGGTCGACAAGCCCAGGATGGGCAACAAGGGTGCGTCGGTC
The window above is part of the Mycolicibacterium fortuitum subsp. fortuitum genome. Proteins encoded here:
- a CDS encoding alpha/beta hydrolase produces the protein MSYTELAFYSAGDRCSAWHFAAEGEGFAGPAGRPVVVMAHGFGGTKDSGLEPFAQRFSGAGLEVVAFDYRGFGASEGQPRQSVSVDRQMADYRAAIAVAQQLPGVDRSRVVLWGSSFSGSHVLRVAAQCSDVAAVIGMTPLTSGLAASRAAVAHRDVASALRWTLAGVKSRVAVAAGRPPTLMPLAAAPGEPGALALDGAYDSYTAIAGPTWRNEVDSAIGMELVQIRTGAAAKALKCPVLIQIADFDRFVPANSVMKTAVQARAQVHHYPCDHFDVWPGHDWFDTAASDQLRFLTQSLGSA
- a CDS encoding ANL family adenylate-forming protein → MSVDFADNLATRLEAYGDRPFIEFARKWYAGNEITDFIERVSAALTEAGVQCDEPVGIVVRNRVAHAAAILGFIASRRPVVMIYSYQSPTAIARDVADLALPAVLADLDDWTPELHGAVASSGSAGLVLSGDPLRVGVTASRQPGSRHDPALEQSGLHILTSGTTGPPKRIPVATNVLAHTVLSMTIGAGTESVRPDTPPALVYWPFGSIGVCQLLAAPCAGKRMVLLEKFSVDEWVQAIKTYRITRAGVQPAILRMLLQADVPREDLASLEALSGGSGPLEPELRAEFEDRYGIPLLWAYGATEFAGSVCSWTPELYRRYGAAKPDSVGRPLPGVRVRIVDPDTATEVSPGTIGVLEAAVAVIGPDWLRTTDLASIDEDGFVTLHGRGDGAINRGGFKILPETVRRVLISHPSVLDACVVGVPDARLGAVPFAAVELRREAAAAPTEAELKNLVREALPSHHVPVAVAVVDALPRNAALKVRPGDVAALYSP
- a CDS encoding mycofactocin-coupled SDR family oxidoreductase: MTERLAGKVAFITGAARGQGRAHAVRMAKEGADIIAVDIAGPLPPSVPYDSATPEDLAETVRLVEATGKRIIATAADTRDHDALKSIVGKGVAEFGRLDVIVANAGITVPEPWNETTPESFRDVMDINVTGTWNTVMAGAQHIIDGGRGGSIILISSAAGIKMQPFMVHYTASKHAVAGMARAFAAELGKHKIRVNSLHPGAVNTPMGTGDMLAALNRANDTNPGLMQMVTPFLPDYIAEPEDIADAAIWLASDESRYVTASRVAVDLGSTQF
- a CDS encoding acyl-CoA dehydrogenase family protein; translation: MTTTAATSEVSAEDFAEILAQTRSFIRSAVVPRENEILATDKVPDDLREQAKNMGLFGYAIPQQWGGLGLNLAQDVELAMEFGYTSLALRSMFGTNNGIAGQVLVGFGTDEQKSRWLEGIASGDVVASFALTEPGAGSNPAGLRTRAVREGSGDDSGWVISGQKRFITNAPTANLFVVFARTRPADEKGAGIAVFLVPADAAGVEIGAKDAKMGQEGAWTADVAFDEVRVPDSALVGGSEDVGYRAAMTSLARGRVHIAALAVGSAQRALDESVAYAAAATQGGQPIGSFQLVQAMLADQQTGVMAGRALVRDAAAKWVSGEDRRIAPSAAKLFCTEMAGNVADLAVQIHGGTGYMREVPVERIYREVRLLRLYEGTSEIQRLIIGGGLVKAAQRQL
- the fabG gene encoding 3-oxoacyl-ACP reductase FabG; amino-acid sequence: MISLRQSPHGRKLGDQVSLLTGQTAVVTGGAQGLGLAIAKRFIGEGARVVLGDVNLEATEAAAQELGGPEVATAVRCDVTSSAEVEALVQAAVERFGGLDIMVNNAGITRDATLRKMTEEQFDQVIAVHLKGTWNGTKSAAAIMRENKRGAIVNMSSISGKVGLVGQTNYSAAKAGIVGMTKASAKELAHLGVRVNAIQPGLIRSAMTEAMPQRIWDQKLAEIPMGRAGEPDEVAKVALFLASDLSSYMTGTVLEVTGGRHV
- a CDS encoding acetyl-CoA C-acetyltransferase, yielding MTRDAVICEPVRTPIGRYGGMFASLTAVELGVAALKGLLERTGVAPEQVQDVIMGHCYPNSEAPAIGRVVALDAGLPVTVPGMQVDRRCGSGLQAVIQACLQVRSGDNDLVVAGGAESMSNVAFYSTDMRWGGARTGVQIHDGLARGRTTAGGQFYPVPGGMLETAENLRREYGISRVEQDELAVRSHRSAVAAQESGVLTEEIIPVTVSSRKGDTVVDTDEHPRADTTVESLAKLKPVLLKQDPEATVTAGNSSGQNDAASMCIVTTPEKAAELGLRPLVRMVSWGSAGVAPNVMGIGPVPATEVALTKADLQLSDIDLIELNEAFAAQALAVMKEWKFGDTDFERTNVRGSGISLGHPVGATGGRMLATLARELDRRQARYGLETMCIGGGQGLAAVFERVSS
- a CDS encoding acyl-CoA dehydrogenase family protein — encoded protein: MTRLAHTLGLTEFQTEIVSAVRQFVDKEVIPTAQDLEHSDTYPQAIVDQMKDMGLFGLMIPEEYGGLGESLLTYALCVEELARGWMSVSGVINTHFIVAYMIRQHGTDAQKQKFLPRMATGETRGAFSMSEPELGSDVAAIRTRGKKNDDGTYTIDGQKMWLTNGGSSTLVAALVRTDEGADKPHRNLTAFLVEKPTGFGEVVPGLTIPGKLDKLGYKGIDTTELIFDGYRASADDVLGGVTGQGFFQMMDGVEVGRVNVSARACGVGIRAFELAVRYAQQRETFGKPIAEHQAVAFQLAEMATKVEAAHLMMVNAARLKDSGERNDVAAGMAKYLASEFCSEVTQQSFRIHGGYGYSKEYEIERLMRDAPFLLIGEGTSEIQKNIISKRLLSDYRV
- a CDS encoding GntR family transcriptional regulator, which produces MSIPDFAARPQLAEDVARLIRRRIFDGTYPAGKYIRLEQLADELGISVTPVREALFGLRTEGLLTQQPRRGFLVLPVTRRDIDDVAGVQAHIGGQLASRAAGQISDEQLEELGRIQRELEDAYAQNDHDAAVRLNHAFHRGVNRAAESPKLAQLMSQITRYALESVYPTVEGWPAQSTHDHRRILAALKARDGDAARAAMAEHLCAASKPLTEHLHRMGVLE
- a CDS encoding CaiB/BaiF CoA transferase family protein yields the protein MPGVLDGIRVLDYGRFIAAPWCSAILADMGADVLRVEKREGGEDRWVQAVTEGGEGGTFLQCNRNKRSLTLDSTTAEGAEITRRLVAQADIVIANMPAAGMRASGLDYATLKAVKPDIILASATAYGEGGPYSDKIGFDGAGQVMSGAVYRQGLPDLPIRTVVPYADFGTALTLAIGVMMALYHRDKTGEGQHVEGALLPTALMLSNAFLIERELLQVDKPRMGNKGASVAPCDLYRTADDQWVLLQVAGQPMFKRWCRLVGREELFEDPRFANDDVRWTNGDILNDIMSAWCADKTKAEVLELLEKAKMPAAPLHSTQDVLDDPHVRAMGYLQRMPFPGASRDVPIIETPFRMSATPGTIRRRAPLLGEHTDEVLGEIGYDATQIAELRANAIV